Part of the Salinimonas lutimaris genome, TACCTTAGACATATCCTCTCTGTCAGACGCAAATTGTGCTGTTCCACTCATGGTATAACGCAGTTTATTACTCACTACATTATGAGGGTTCATAACAGGCGGAGTGACAAACGTTTTCACCATCGATTTAACGGTTGGAGAAACTTCCAGTGTCATGTTTTGTTCAAGTGCTCTGCCAAACAAAGACGTATCTTCGAGTTTGTTGCACCAGTTATTACTTATTACGTCAAAATAGCGCTTATCGCTAATCAGCTCATGCACACCTTTTGACAGATCTTTAGGCACAAGAAACTCATCGACATCCAGGAACAGGACGTGAGAATAACCCTCCCTGTAAGCTTTGCTTATAGCTGATAAATATACGCCTACCTGAGGTGACTTCAGATGGGGCGCAAATTGGTTATCTGCATTTATGAAAGACACAGGGTATTTTGCGGACAAATACTCCCCTACGGCCACAGTGTTGTCATCACACTGGTTGTAGTGCACTTCGATATGATCAATACCGAAATATAGATGATGAAGAATCCATTCTGCGAGGTAGCGCCCCTCATTTTTCGCAACACCAACCAGTCTGACCTTCGGTTTGCTAAACTTCAGACGATGTTTTAGCCGGGTCAGTGGGAGGTAAGGCTCCACAAGAGACTTTACCGCAATACTCCGTAGCATTAATTTTTACAACCTTCTACTAACTAACTCCTGCATTATACTTGTAATCGCAATGGAGACCAGTTGTTCATGATTACTTTGAAAGATGACGCTTTGCTCCCTCACGTCGTCCCGGAATCACACAGCGATATCCGGGATCTCCGTGGGAACGTGACTACCTTTAAAAGATGGTGTTTTGCATCAGCCAGGCTGTTCACGAGACCCCTGCTTTCGCAGGGGCGACGGTATAAAGGAGATTCCCTTTGTACGGGGCCATGACTACTTTTAAAGATGATGTCTTAAATCAGCTAGGCTGTTTACGAGACCCCTGCTTTCGCAGGGGCGACGGTATATTGGAGACCCTCGCTTTCACGGACATGGCGGTAGGTCGTATCAGGGGCTTCTGTGGAATGTTTCCCCCCCAATAAATGATGCCTTCCACTCCCGTCGTCCCGGAATCGCAAAGCGATATCCGGGATCTCCTTGGGAACATGGATACCTTTGAAAAGAGGTCAATACGCAAATAACTGATCTAAACCTAAACTCGTTTTACTCTGCGACTCACTTTAATATACAAAACAGCTTGCAGCTGCATTTTCCGTTTAAGTGTTATTTTACATTCTGACGGAAAATATCGCAGGTCTCTGGAGAAGAAGAATGCTGAAAAAAATCGGTTTGTTAGTTAGCTTATCAATACTATGTAGTATTTTCTCGATGTTTCTGGGGTGGGTAAACTCGACCCAAGTTTTGTATCACGCTTTTGTCGTTGCTCTTACATGTTTTCTTTTTGAGCATCTCTCCCGCAAATTGGTTAAGTAGTATTTTGAATCATTCAGGCTGTTCACGAGACCCCTGCTTTCGCAGGGGCGACGGTATGATAGAGATTCCTTTTGCACAGGGATGACGTTTTACTATCCCTCCTGTCGTCCCGGAATCGCGTAGCGATATCCGGGATCTCTTTTGGGAACATGGCTACCTATAGAGATGATGTTTTGCATCAGCCAAGCTGTTCACGAGCCCCCTGCTTTCGCAGGGGCGACGGTATGATAGAGATTCCTTTTGCACAGGGATGACGTTTTACTATCCCTCCCGTAGTCCCGGAATCGCGCAGTGATATCCGGGATCTCCTTGGGAACATGGCTACCTATCAAAGATGATGTTTTGAATCAGCCAGACTGTTCACGAGATCCCCGTTTTCACCGGGATGACGGAGGGTCGGAGATCTCTGCTTTCGCAGGGACGACGGTATAATAGAGATACCCTTTTGCACAGGGATGACGTTTTACTCCCTCCCGTCGTCCCGGAATCGCGCAGTGATATCCGGGATCTCCGTGGGAACATGGCTACCTATCAAAGATGATGGTTTGAATCAGCCAGGCTGTTCACGAGACCCCTGCTTTCGCAGGGGCGACGGTATGATAGAGATTCCCTTTTGCACAGGGATGACGTTTTACTATCCCTCCCGTCGTCCCGGAATCGCACAGCGATATCCGGGATCTCTTTTGGGAGCATGACTACCTATCAAAGAGGATGTTTTGAATCAGTCAGGCTGTTCACGAGATCCCCGTTTTCACGGGGATGACGGAGAATCGGAGATCTCTGCTTTCGCAGGGGCGACAGTATATTGGGTGTGTGTACAAGGAATTTATTACTCTTTGATAATACGACTCTCACATGGGGGCGGTGAACGGTGAGCGTAGCGAACGAGGGGTGCCGGTGGCACGCCGAGAGTGAGGCGCGCGAGGCATGGATGCCGAGCTGGACTATGCTTCACGGATGAATAGATACTACAGATATCAGGCGGTGATAAGTAACCCGAACAGTCCCGATGGGTTGGGTTTTCATATGATGTAGCGCAGCGTGCTGCGCATAAACGAAAAAAGCCCACTCAAATGAGTGGGCTTTCTCGTTTAATGAGGAGTCTGGCGGTGTGCTACTCTCACATGGGGAAACCCCACACTACCATCGCCGCTAATACGTTTCACTTCTGAGTTCGGAATGGGATCAGGTGGGACCGTATCGCTATGGCCGCCAGACAAAAACTGGTGGTTACCGATGTGTCATCGATAACGTACAATCTGGAAAAAACTGATATTCAATCAAAACTGAGTAACACTACTCTATATGCTTAGCTTGTCACTACAACCTTCACAGCCTGCGGCCGCTTTGGGTTGTATGGTTAAGCCTTTCGGGCAATTAGTACAGGTTAGCTTAACGCCTTACAACGCTTCCACACCCTGCCTATCAACGTCGTCGTCTACAACAACCCTTCCAGACCTTAAAGGTCAGGGATGACTCATCTCTGGGCCGGCTTCCCGCTTAGATGCTTTCAGCGGTTATCCGTTCCGAACGTAGCTACCGGGCAATGCGATTGGCATCACAACCCGAACACCAGCGGTTCGTCCACTCCGGTCCTCTCGTACTAGGAGCAGCTCCCATCAATCATCCAACGCCCACACCAGATAGGGACCGAACTGTCTCACGACGTTCTAAACCCAGCTCGCGTACCACTTTAAATGGCGAACAGCCATACCCTTGGGACCGACTTCAGCCCCAGGATGTGATGAGCCGACATCGAGGTGCCAAACACCGCCGTCGATATGAACTCTTGGGCGGTATCAGCCTGTTATCCCCGGAGTACCTTTTATCCGTTGAGCGATGGCCCTTCCATACAGAACCACCGGATCACTATGACCTACTTTCGTACCTGCTCGACGTGTCTGTCTCGCAGTTAAGCTAGCTTATGCCATTGCACTAACCTCACGATGTCCGACCGTGATTAGCTAACCTTCGTGCTCCTCCGTTACTATTTGGGAGGAGACCGCCCCAGTCAAACTACCCACCAGACACTGTCCTCAACCCCGATAAAGGGTCTAAGTTAGAACATCAAACATACCAGGGTGGTATTTCAAGGTCGGCTCCGTATGAACTGGCGTCCATACTTCAAAGCCTCCCACCTATCCTACACAAGTAGGTTCAATGTTCAGTGCCAAGCTGTAGTAAAGGTTCACGGGGTCTTTCCGTCTAGGTGCGGGTACACAGCATCTTCACTGCGATTTCAATTTCACTGAGTCTCGGGTGGAGACAGCGTGGCCATGGTTACACCATTCGTGCAGGTCGGAACTTACCCGACAAGGAATTTCGCTACCTTAGGACCGTTATAGTTACGGCCGCCGTTTACCGGGGCTTCGATCAAGAACTTCGCTTACGCTAATCCCATCAATTAACCTTCCGGCACCGGGCAGGTGTCACACCCTATACGTCCTCTTTCGAGTTTGCAGAGTGCTGTGTTTTTAATAAACAGTCCCAGCCACCTGGTCACTGCGACCCCCAAAAGCTTACTGCGCGAAGCATTCACCTTCAGGGGCGTACCTTCTCCCGAAGTTACGGTACTATTTTGCCGAGTTCCTTCACCCGAGTTCTCTCAAGCGCCTTAGTATTCTCTACCTGACCACCTGTGTCGGTTTGGGGTACGGTTCATATAATCATAAGTTTAGAAGCTTTTCCTGGAAGCAGGGCATCAACAACTTCACTCCCTTGGGAGCTCGTCTCGTGTCTCGACCTTGAAGAACCGGATTTTCCTGATTCTTCAGCCTACTCACTTTCACCTGGACTACCAACGCCAGGCTTGCTTAGCCTTCTCCGTCCCTCCATCACTGATTATACAAGTACGGGAATATTAACCCGTTTCCCATCGACTACGCATTTCTGCCTCGCCTTAGGGGCCGACTTACCCTGCCCTGATTAGCATGGGACAGGAAACCTTGGTCTTCCGGCGTGCGGGTTTTTCACCCGCATTATCGTTACTCATGTCAGCATTCGCACTTGTGATATGTCCAGCAAACCTTACAGTTCACCTTCATCCACTTACACAACGCTCCCCTACCCAGCATGTAAACATGCTGCCGCAGCTTCGGTATATTGCTTAGCCCCGTTACATCTTCCGCGCAGGCCGACTCGACTAGTGAGCTATTACGCTTTCTTTAAAGGGTGGCTGCTTCTAAGCCAACCTCCTAGCTGTCTATGCCTTCCCACATCGTTTCCCACTTAGCAATATTTAGGGACCTTAGCTGGCGGTCTGGGTTGTTTCCCTCTCCACGACGGACGTTAGCACCCGCCGTGTGTCTCCCGGATAGTTCTCATTGGTATTCGGAGTTTGCAAAGGGTTGGTAAGTCGGGATGACCCCCTAGCCTTAACAGTGCTCTACCCCCAATGGAATTCGTCCGAGGCTCTACCTAAATAGATTTCGGGGAGAACCAGCTATCTCCCGGTTTGATTGGCCTTTCACCCCCAGCCACAAGTCATCCCCTGACTTTTCAACGTCAGTGGGTTCGGTCCTCCAGTTGATGTTACTCAACCTTCAACCTGCTCATGGCTAGATCACCGGGTTTCGGGTCTATACCTGGCAACTCAACGCGCAGTTAACACTCGCTTTCGCTACGGCTCCGTTATTTACTTAACCTCGCTACCAAATATAAGTCGCTGACCCATTATACAAAAGGTACGCAGTCACCACACGAAGTGGCTCCCACTGCTTGTACGTATACGGTTTCAGGTTCTATTTCACTCCCCTCACAGGGGTTCTTTTCGCCTTTCCCTCACGGTACTGGTTCACTATCGGTCAGTTAGGAGTATTTAGCCTTGGAGGATGGTCCCCCCATTTTCAGTCAAGATAACACGTGTCCCGACCTACTCGATTTCACATTTAATTCGTCTTCATGTACGGGGCTGTCACCCGGTATCGCGCCACTTCCCAGAGGCTTCCACTAACTTATAAAATGCTTAAGGGCTGCTCCCCGTTCGCTCGCCGCTACTAGGGGAATCTCGGTTGATTTCTTTTCCTAAGGGTACTTAGATGTTTCAGTTCCCCTCGTTTGCCTCGTTACACTATGTATTCATGTAACGATACCTGTAAACAGGTGGGTTTCCCCATTCGGACATCTGTGGCTCAAATGCATTTTGTCGGCTCACCACAGCTTTTCGCAGACTTACACGTCCTTCATCGCCTCTAACTGCCAAGGCATCCACCGTATACGCTTTGTCACTTAACCATACAACCCAAAACAGCCATCTGCTTTGCTTCCTGTGCGGCGCGTTTTTCCTCGTTCAGTCAGTTACATACTCAATGTATGCGCCTTCCCTCACTCGTCAGTCCGCTTGCACAAAAACCAAATCATCGGCTGTTACCACTTATTAAGATAAGTATAACAACCTGACCTGCCCGCCTTTTGACTTCGGGCTTTGGTGATGTTGTATGCATGACAAGCTAATCGTGAATATCCTTGTTATCAATCAAATCGATAACAAGTAATTCGAATCAGATAGAGTAGCTTTTGAAAGAACATCTTTCGATATTCTCAGTTACTCAATTTTGATTGATTACTAATATCAGCTTTCCAAATTGTTAAAGAACATACGCAAAATGACGAATCATTTCACTTTAGGGTAAAAAACCCTAATCAATGCCTACTGTAAACAGTAAATATTCATTAGGATTTCAATCCGTTTCAAACCACTACACATAGGTATGTCCATTTCGCTTGTTGCAGGTAATTTGTTTGCGAGAAGCGCAGTGTGCAAAGCGCACATGAGCATCGCAGCGAGCAAATTAACAATAACAAGTAGAAATGGTAGGCTTGGGCAGACTTGAACTGCCGACCTCACCCTTATCAGGGGTGCGCTCTAACCAGCTGAGCTACAAGCCTATGGTGGAGCTAAGCAGGATCGAACTGCTGACCTCCTGAATGCAAATCAGGCGCTCTCCCAGCTGAGCTATAGCCCCATAAGCGGTTTGTTCTCATTTATAACAAGACTATCTGTGTGAACACTGCATTAAGTGTGTCAGTCGATTCTTTTGGTAAGGAGGTGATCCAACCGCAGGTTCCCCTACGGTTACCTTGTTACGACTTCACCCCAGTCATGAAACACAAAGTGGTAATCGTTCTCCCGAAGGTTAAACTAACTACTTCTTTTGCATCCCACTCCCATGGTGTGACGGGCGGTGTGTACAAGGCCCGGGAACGTATTCACCGCAGTATTCTGACCTGCGATTACTAGCGATTCCGACTTCACGGAGTCGAGTTGCAGACTCCGATCCGGACTACGATATTCTTTAAGGGGTCCGCTCCACATCGCTGTCTCGCTTCCCTCTGTAAATACCATTGTAGCACGTGTGTAGCCCTACACGTAAGGGCCATGATGACTTGACGTCGTCCCCACCTTCCTCCGGTTTGTCACCGGCAGTCTCCTTAGAGTGCCCAACTAAATGCTGGCAACTAAAGACAAGGGTTGCGCTCGTTGCGGGACTTAACCCAACATCTCACGACACGAGCTGACGACAGCCATGCAGCACCTGTGTCAGAGTTCCCGAAGGCACCAATCCATCTCTGGAAAGTTCTCTGCATGTCAAGTGTAGGTAAGGTTCTTCGCGTTGCATCGAATTAAACCACATGCTCCACCGCTTGTGCGGGCCCCCGTCAATTCATTTGAGTTTTAACCTTGCGGCCGTACTCCCCAGGCGGTCTACTTATCGCGTTAGCTTCGCTACTCACAACTTAAAGTCGCAAACAGCTAGTAGACAGCGTTTACGGTGTGGACTACCAGGGTATCTAATCCTGTTCGCTACCCACACTTTCGCACATGAGCGTCAGTCTTTGGCCAGGGAGTCGCCTTCGCCACTGATGTTCCTCCAGATATCTACGCATTTCACCGCTACACCTGGAATTCCACTCCCCTCTCCAAGACTCTAGTCTGCCAGTTCTAAATGACCGTCCCAGGTTGAGCCCGGGGCTTTCACATCTAGCTTAACAAACCGCCTGCGTGCGCTTTACGCCCAGTAATTCCGATTAACGCTTGCACCCTCCGTATTACCGCGGCTGCTGGCACGGAGTTAGCCGGTGCTTCTTCTGTGGGTAACGTCAATCTAAGCAGGTATTAACTACTTAGCCTTCCTCCCCACTGAAAGTGCTTTACAACCCGAAGGCCTTCTTCACACACGCGGCATGGCTGGATCAGGGTTGCCCCCATTGTCCAATATTCCCCACTGCTGCCTCCCGTAGGAGTCTGGGCCGTGTCTCAGTCCCAGTGTGGCTGATCTTCCTCTCAGAACAGCTAGAGATCGTTGCCTTGGTAAGCCTTTACCTTACCAACTAGCTAATCTCACTTGGGCCTCTCTAAGCGCGGGAGCCTAAGCCCCCTTTGGTTCCGAAGAACATTATGCGGTATTAGCCACCGTTTCCAGTGGTTATCCCCCTCGCCAAGGCAAGTTCCCAAGCATTACTCACCCGTCCGCCGCTCGTCAGCGATGTGCAAGCACATCCTGTTACCGCTCGACTTGCATGTGTTAGGCCTGCCGCCAGCGTTCAATCTGAGCCATGATCAAACTCTTCAATTAAAATCGAAAAACTATATATGAATCGTCGGTTGACACTCTTAACGAGTGCCCACACAGATTGTCTTGTTATACATTGTTAAAGAACGTTAGCGTTGCCTGTCTCAGGCTCCGCCTGCTTCGTTTCTCCCCGAAGCGGGATGCGCATTCTACGCAATTCGTTTTCAGTGTCAATCACTTTTTGAAATTAATTTATTTCGCTAAGTTGTGACTTAAAAACGTGTGAAGCAAATCTTGATTTTCTCCACATCTTCAACAGGTTGGCTGTGAAGCGTTCCCGGTGAAGAGGCTGCGCATTCTATACAGCTATACTTAAACGTCAAGCATGATACGTAATAAAATTGCAAAAACTCGCTCGATCGAATACTTTTTACTCTAAGTGAATTAAATTTCATCATTCTTGAACTTTTTGGTAATGGTGTCGTTCTATATTACGAGTACTCTATACCTCTAATAATAACTTCGAAGGAGTCGGTTCCATGCGCAGTACATGTCTTTTGGCCGTTTGTGCTTTATTAAGCAGCGCAGTATGTGCAACCGAATTTGCAGAGCCAGAGCCGGTCGTAGATCCCTATCAGGCAAAGTTTTTAAAACGCCAGGTTGATCAAAATATGTCTGTGGGCCGGGCTATTCGTTCTATTGCCAGCCATTATCCTCAGGATGTGGTTTCTATTGTAGATGTAGCTTTAGAGATGTACCCGGAAAAGTACCGTGAAATTATCTTTTCTGCGATATCCGCCCAACCATCTTCCACACAGGCTATTGTTGAACTGGCTTTGGAAAAAGAAGTCAGCTCCTGCCCGGCTATTGTTAAACTGGCGATTAGCGCTGAGCCCAGTTATGTAGACTTTGTAGTTCAGGCTGCTGCTAACGCAACGCCAGATGAGCTGGACGAGATTGTGCGTGTAGCGGTGATGACCGAACCCAACTCAGCAGATACTATTGTGCAAACGCTGTCTCGTGAGCACCCTAATAAGGTCATAGAGATTCTGACTACCGCACTGGATGCTGTGCCTTATGTGGGTGAATATGTCGTAGATTCATTACTGGCGCTTTTCCCTAACCAGGCAGATGATGTGGTGGAAACAGCAATACGTGAATCTTCAACCCAGCGAGAGCAGGTTTTACGTATTCTGGAAACCGCGCAGGATGCCGGTGTATCTGATGAAAAAATCAGAGGGTATGGTTTAAACGCCGGTTTTTCTGAAGAAGAACTGGCCGGCGTTCTGAATGATAAGTAAGTTAAGCGACATATAAGTGTCACTAAAAAAGCCCGGTGTTTTGTGCACCGGGCTTTTTTATATCCGCGATTATCAGGCTGCCACAATAGGCTCATCAAAGCTGCCGCTATAATACGCTTCGGTCAGCACTTTATTCAGTGCCAGTTTTAATGCTTCATTAATTGGAAGCATTGTTGTTCCCAGTGTGTAATCCAGTTGAGCCAGCCGCGCCTGCCCTTCGGCAATCATCGGTGGCTTATGGTTACCCAGTGAAATCAAAGACGCTGCGTATTTCTCAGGTACAGCTTGTTTAATTAAGCCACAAACAGAAAGTGTAGGCATATCCGACTTACTTTTATAGCCGGCAACGCCAAACATACGGCAAAGTCCTGGCCGCTGGTGATAAACCGTACAGCGGCCCTTTTGCCCGTCTAATGACTGTCTTTGATAATATTTGCAGGCAAAGCCTGAAGCCTCTTCCAGCGAATCCAGTTCGGCTTCTGCTGTTCCCTGATCAAACATATGCAGTGCCAGCGGCAGCATTTCCAGTGCCGTTACTTCTATATCAGGTTTGTTACAACATGCACCGCAACTATCCAGACAATGTAACTGCTGGCGTTGTTGGTAGGTACTGAATATGTCTGATAGTTCGTTAAGTACAACCACTACCTGGCTGGACAGCTCACGCAGCCTTTGCATGTTATCTCCGCAAATAAAAACAATAAAAAAGCTAATTAGTTATGCTTCAATGCTGCCGAGTAAGGTATTGATACACAAAACGAGCGAGGGGCGCTCAGGCAGCATATTGAATGACGCGTATTATTGCTATTTGCAGATTGGTGACAAACACATTTTTTGTTCGTCAGGAACAAAAAAGCCACTGATGAGCAGTGGCTTCTTCATCGGTACTATTTAGTATTCCTCTTTTGCCTTAATAGCAAAGTTCTCACGTTTTAAGGTAAGGTTTGGATTATAGGCCGGGTCATTGGCAATATACTTTTTCCAGGTAGTGCGAAGATAGGTAAGCTCCCGGTTAAAGCGTGCGGCTTTTTCCTCGGTGATATCCAGCCCCCTGGAAACAGACTCGTGGTGAAACAGTTCAGCTTCGGCGCAATACACATTGCGTACACCGGTTTCCAGCACCCGCAGGCAAAAATCTACATCGTTAAATGCCACTTGCAAGTCTTCTTCGTTCAGCCCACCCACCTCATCAAATATCGACTTTTTCACCAACAGGCAGGCAGCCGTTACGGCACTGTAGTTCTGGGTTGCGATTAAGCGGTTCATATACCCGGAGTGATAGCGAGGGAAATACTTATGAGCATGCCCCGCCCCGCCGCCATAGCCCATTACTACGCCAGCATGCTGAATGCGGCCGTCGGTATACAACAGCTTTGCACCCACACAGCCAATATCATCACGCATGGCATGGCCGGCCATATATTCAAGCCATTGCGGTGTAATGACTTCAATATCGTTATTCACTAGGCCAATTACCTCACCCCGCGCATGACCAGCGGCAAAATTATTAATGGCAGAATAGTTAAACGGGTATGGGTACTTCAATAAACGAATTTTGGGGTGCTTATCCAGCTCGTCAAAATAGGCCAGGCACTGAGCATCATTGGAATTGTTATCAACCAGCAGAATTTCATAATTCTGATAAGTGGTTTTTTCAAGAATAGATTCAATACAAGCCTTGACGAGGTCCATACCGTTATAGGTAGGAATGATCAGCGAGACCAGTGGTGTTGTTGGCAGTGGCCACATGAGATTTAAAATACCCTGCTTTTTGTCTTTTACCGGTATAGCAACCGGCTCCACAACGTCGGCTAAGGCATCAATATCAGCTTTATCATGTTGTGCGTTCTGCCCTGCAGCCAAGAGGCTATAAGGAACATGTTCGACAGGCTGAGCGTGGTTAATCGCCATACGTGCAAGCATACAGGTATAATCATTGATGCCACTTGAAAGCAGACTCAAATCAACTAGCTGCTCGGGCTGATGAATAACCAACGCCGTTTTCACATAACCGGCAGATAACTGATAATCGGGATTCCAGGCAGGTAATAGCTGTGCATCAACAGGTTTATCTTTATTATCCAGATAATGCCAGTCAAAATAAAACAGGCGTGGCTCCACTACATCAGGCAACGCTTTTAGTGCATTCGGATTTATCTGCTCACCCGCTCGTAAACACAGCAGCCATTTATGTGGTTGCTGTGCTAAATCGCTAAGGGGTTTTATTTCAGCTGCTAGTGATTGTAGCGCTGGCAATACCTCATTGCTG contains:
- a CDS encoding glycosyltransferase family 2 protein, yielding MLRSIAVKSLVEPYLPLTRLKHRLKFSKPKVRLVGVAKNEGRYLAEWILHHLYFGIDHIEVHYNQCDDNTVAVGEYLSAKYPVSFINADNQFAPHLKSPQVGVYLSAISKAYREGYSHVLFLDVDEFLVPKDLSKGVHELISDKRYFDVISNNWCNKLEDTSLFGRALEQNMTLEVSPTVKSMVKTFVTPPVMNPHNVVSNKLRYTMSGTAQFASDREDMSKVTEHQSRFKDADFFVLHRQYRSQIEYVAMLGRGRPIEAAKQKSIFKNNRRGYNINTGKTALKFDQSAFEKYADYLDEHMNSPELQALHKEAQQMVESRYQQVVKMIANAPSSERSLLSRLLKNINLPEVSSAFKQMRSDKAAKASSDA
- a CDS encoding YkgJ family cysteine cluster protein, with the protein product MQRLRELSSQVVVVLNELSDIFSTYQQRQQLHCLDSCGACCNKPDIEVTALEMLPLALHMFDQGTAEAELDSLEEASGFACKYYQRQSLDGQKGRCTVYHQRPGLCRMFGVAGYKSKSDMPTLSVCGLIKQAVPEKYAASLISLGNHKPPMIAEGQARLAQLDYTLGTTMLPINEALKLALNKVLTEAYYSGSFDEPIVAA
- a CDS encoding glycosyltransferase family 2 protein translates to MLAVKGGYGLLPQSVKTAFRKNLALRAWYGKQLQQSGLFYGFPSQKKLFALYKDCLKKQQADLAVLPADTRNYAVVVLGSNKDALRLTLSSLGQLQERLLHIYVSNEVLPALQSLAAEIKPLSDLAQQPHKWLLCLRAGEQINPNALKALPDVVEPRLFYFDWHYLDNKDKPVDAQLLPAWNPDYQLSAGYVKTALVIHQPEQLVDLSLLSSGINDYTCMLARMAINHAQPVEHVPYSLLAAGQNAQHDKADIDALADVVEPVAIPVKDKKQGILNLMWPLPTTPLVSLIIPTYNGMDLVKACIESILEKTTYQNYEILLVDNNSNDAQCLAYFDELDKHPKIRLLKYPYPFNYSAINNFAAGHARGEVIGLVNNDIEVITPQWLEYMAGHAMRDDIGCVGAKLLYTDGRIQHAGVVMGYGGGAGHAHKYFPRYHSGYMNRLIATQNYSAVTAACLLVKKSIFDEVGGLNEEDLQVAFNDVDFCLRVLETGVRNVYCAEAELFHHESVSRGLDITEEKAARFNRELTYLRTTWKKYIANDPAYNPNLTLKRENFAIKAKEEY